One Clostridium novyi NT genomic window carries:
- a CDS encoding IS1182-like element ISCno1 family transposase (programmed frameshift): MLTNNERKQNQLELVYIENLVPENHILRKIDKYIDFSFIRDLTKDLYCPDNGRPSVNPVVLFKMLFIGYLFGIRSERQLVKEIQVNVAYRWFLGLGLTDKIPSHSTISQNRTKRFSNTNIHQEIFDNIVFQAINRNLVDGKILYTDSTHLKANANKHKFIKKEITKSTKEYFDELENDINKDRINHNKKPLKKKTKIAETKEIKVSTTDPDSGYMVRDGKPKGFFYLDHRTVDGKYNIITDVHVTPGNINDVDPYVKRIETQIEKFNFNTKYLVADAGYSTNPICKQISDKNYQGVFGFRLGPHVKGKYTKYRFQYVKELDGYVCINNCFLKYRTTTREGYKEYLSNAEHCAYCKYKNNCLTSDKSINRTIRRHVWEDYKDQIFSFTKTEKGKSIYKRRKEKIERSFADSKELHGLRYCRMRGIKNVSEQCLLTAAVQNMKKIAMVLSHYFLCTLIQIYSKLTYIINIFRMLSHKRILA; this comes from the exons ATGCTTACTAATAATGAAAGAAAACAAAATCAATTAGAACTAGTTTATATAGAAAATTTAGTACCTGAAAATCATATACTTAGAAAAATAGATAAATACATAGATTTTTCATTTATAAGAGATTTAACTAAGGATTTATATTGTCCTGATAATGGCAGACCTTCAGTAAACCCAGTTGTATTATTTAAAATGCTTTTTATCGGATACCTATTCGGTATACGTTCAGAGCGTCAGCTTGTAAAAGAAATCCAGGTAAATGTAGCTTACAGATGGTTTTTAGGAT TAGGACTTACTGATAAAATACCAAGTCATTCCACTATAAGCCAGAATAGAACAAAAAGATTTAGTAATACAAATATACATCAAGAAATATTTGATAATATTGTATTTCAAGCTATTAATAGAAACTTGGTTGATGGCAAAATTCTATATACTGATTCTACTCACTTAAAAGCTAACGCTAATAAACATAAATTTATTAAAAAAGAAATAACTAAATCCACAAAGGAATACTTTGATGAATTAGAGAATGACATTAATAAAGATAGAATTAATCATAATAAAAAGCCTCTAAAAAAAAAGACTAAAATAGCTGAAACTAAGGAAATAAAAGTAAGTACAACTGATCCAGACAGTGGATATATGGTTAGAGATGGAAAACCTAAAGGCTTTTTTTATTTAGATCATAGAACTGTTGACGGAAAGTATAATATTATAACAGACGTTCATGTTACTCCCGGGAATATAAACGATGTAGATCCTTATGTTAAAAGAATAGAAACTCAAATAGAAAAGTTTAATTTTAATACAAAATATTTAGTAGCAGATGCCGGATATTCTACGAATCCTATTTGTAAACAAATTTCAGACAAAAATTATCAAGGTGTTTTTGGGTTCCGTTTAGGACCCCATGTTAAAGGAAAATATACAAAATATAGATTTCAGTATGTTAAAGAATTAGATGGATATGTGTGTATTAATAATTGCTTTTTAAAATATAGAACTACTACGAGGGAAGGTTATAAAGAATATTTAAGTAATGCGGAGCATTGTGCTTATTGCAAATATAAAAATAATTGCTTAACATCTGATAAATCCATTAATAGAACTATACGTCGTCATGTTTGGGAAGACTATAAAGATCAAATTTTTAGCTTTACTAAAACAGAAAAAGGTAAAAGTATTTACAAACGACGTAAAGAAAAGATTGAGCGTAGCTTTGCTGATTCAAAAGAATTACATGGGCTACGTTATTGTCGCATGCGAGGAATTAAAAATGTTTCTGAACAATGCTTACTTACAGCGGCAGTTCAGAATATGAAAAAGATAGCCATGGTGCTATCGCATTATTTTTTGTGTACATTAATTCAAATTTATTCCAAATTAACATACATAATAAATATTTTTCGAATGCTATCGCATAAAAGAATTTTGGCGTAA
- a CDS encoding M24 family metallopeptidase translates to MNQNRVNKIIQNMNDNNLKQIIVTSTASIFYLTGKWIEPGERMLALYINSNGNAKFFVNGLFPIEEDLGVDMEVYSDSEDPIERLLPFIDENEVLGIDKQWPSHFLISLMNKNSKLKFKDGSSVVDEARMVKDNEEIELMIEASKVNDKAMEELIRDVIPKNVTENKACKLLGDIYEKYETYEFSFYPLIAYGKNAAEPHHSSDDSKLEIGDSIILDIGGKTNFYCSDMTRTVFFGKPKEEYIKIYNTVLEANLKAIETVKPGVRFCDVDKVARDVITKAGYGEYFTHRTGHNAGIDVHEFPDVGANNEMLIKEGMIFSIEPGIYIQGKVGVRIEDLVLVTKDGCKVLNSYPKKLQIIE, encoded by the coding sequence ATGAATCAAAATAGAGTAAATAAAATTATACAAAATATGAATGACAATAATTTAAAACAAATAATTGTAACATCAACAGCATCCATATTTTATTTAACTGGAAAGTGGATAGAACCAGGAGAAAGAATGCTTGCTTTATACATAAATAGCAATGGTAATGCAAAGTTTTTTGTTAACGGACTTTTTCCAATAGAAGAGGATTTGGGTGTTGACATGGAAGTATATAGTGATTCAGAAGATCCTATAGAAAGATTACTTCCTTTTATAGATGAAAATGAAGTTTTAGGAATAGATAAACAGTGGCCTTCACATTTTTTAATTAGTCTTATGAATAAAAATAGCAAGTTAAAATTTAAAGATGGCTCATCAGTAGTGGATGAAGCTAGAATGGTAAAAGATAATGAAGAAATTGAACTTATGATAGAAGCATCAAAAGTAAATGATAAGGCTATGGAAGAATTAATTAGAGATGTTATACCAAAGAATGTTACTGAAAATAAAGCTTGTAAGTTATTAGGTGATATATATGAAAAATATGAAACTTATGAATTTTCTTTTTATCCTCTTATAGCTTATGGTAAAAATGCAGCAGAACCTCATCATTCTTCAGATGATAGCAAATTAGAAATAGGAGACAGTATAATCCTTGATATAGGAGGAAAAACAAATTTCTATTGTTCAGATATGACAAGAACAGTATTCTTCGGTAAACCAAAAGAAGAGTATATAAAAATATATAATACAGTATTAGAAGCGAATTTAAAAGCTATTGAAACAGTAAAACCAGGTGTTAGATTTTGTGATGTAGATAAAGTAGCAAGAGATGTAATAACTAAAGCTGGATATGGTGAGTATTTTACTCATAGAACTGGGCATAATGCAGGAATAGATGTTCATGAATTCCCAGATGTAGGAGCTAATAATGAAATGCTCATAAAAGAAGGAATGATTTTTTCAATAGAACCGGGAATATATATACAAGGAAAAGTAGGAGTTAGAATAGAGGACTTAGTTCTAGTAACTAAAGATGGATGCAAGGTATTAAATAGTTATCCTAAAAAACTTCAAATAATTGAATAA
- a CDS encoding PHP domain-containing protein yields the protein MYKKGDFHLHTTASDGKLSPYELVNLAKEEGFDIIAITDHDNTFGINEAITCGTEVGVKVIPGIELSTRYNNESIHILGYFKDNSYQNDFFQNYLKEIQDYRIKRAKKILDNLYNFFNIKLDFHKILKDNKGVIARPHIAKAIVNAGYPYDFDFIFDNMIGNDSPAYVPNKEISIEEGIKVLKSANAITSLAHPTLINKSPIEELLKYDFDCIEAVYPLNKPGETEVFINLAKKYNKKISGGSDYHGLGKTDTKHGYIGDAFLTKNNLESFLNLLNL from the coding sequence ATGTACAAAAAAGGCGATTTTCATTTACACACAACAGCATCCGATGGAAAACTCTCTCCCTATGAGCTTGTTAACTTAGCCAAAGAAGAAGGCTTTGATATTATAGCAATTACAGATCACGATAATACATTTGGAATAAATGAAGCTATAACTTGTGGCACAGAAGTTGGTGTTAAAGTAATTCCTGGTATAGAACTTTCAACAAGATATAATAATGAAAGTATTCATATACTTGGATATTTTAAAGATAATTCATACCAAAATGACTTTTTTCAAAATTATTTAAAAGAGATACAAGATTATAGAATAAAAAGGGCTAAGAAAATTTTAGATAATCTGTATAACTTTTTTAATATAAAATTGGACTTTCATAAAATACTTAAAGACAATAAAGGGGTAATTGCAAGACCTCATATAGCAAAAGCAATTGTTAATGCTGGATACCCTTATGATTTTGATTTTATATTTGATAATATGATTGGAAATGATAGTCCTGCTTATGTTCCTAACAAAGAAATTTCCATAGAAGAAGGTATTAAAGTTTTAAAATCTGCCAATGCAATTACATCACTTGCACATCCCACACTAATAAATAAATCTCCAATAGAAGAACTTCTAAAATATGATTTTGATTGCATTGAAGCCGTATATCCTTTAAACAAACCAGGTGAAACAGAAGTATTTATTAATTTAGCAAAGAAATATAATAAAAAAATTTCTGGTGGTTCAGATTATCATGGCCTCGGAAAAACAGATACAAAGCATGGCTATATCGGCGACGCATTTTTAACTAAAAATAACCTTGAAAGCTTTTTAAATCTTTTAAATTTATAA
- the brnQ gene encoding branched-chain amino acid transport system II carrier protein, with the protein MNKRIKDYLVIGFALFAMFFGAGNLIFPPALGRETGSGFLISIIGFLVTGVGLPLLGILSCIKSGGNFELMANKVGKKFSIITTTALILSIGPMVAIPRTAATTFELSLHPLFPSMKPFIIILIYFIITLAFVLNPTSIVDNIGKFLTPILMIMLSLIIIKGIILPIGPITNTHFNNLFSGSLLQGYQTMDAMAAVIFASIIITSVKNKGYTSSNSILKTTIYSSIVAVIGLSFIYGGLLYLGSQTTTLFGQDISKTQLITEIAKNILGSFGTVTLSISVGLACLTTSIGLTATASEFFTRLSKGKLPYKFNAIAISIISMIIALNGVDKIVSFASPVLDILYPVIIVIILLNLLGNIIKNNSIVSITVYVTLLFSIISTIHSINPNIYFTKTIFNFIPLSSLGFIWVIPALIAFVISYFTLNNKVYKNTDFNKELFEEPGI; encoded by the coding sequence ATGAACAAAAGAATAAAAGACTATCTAGTGATTGGTTTTGCACTTTTCGCTATGTTTTTTGGGGCAGGCAATTTAATATTTCCTCCTGCACTAGGACGAGAAACTGGATCAGGCTTTTTGATATCAATAATAGGATTTTTAGTAACTGGTGTTGGACTTCCTCTACTTGGAATACTTTCTTGTATAAAAAGTGGTGGAAATTTTGAATTAATGGCTAATAAGGTTGGGAAAAAGTTTTCAATAATAACTACTACAGCATTGATTCTATCTATAGGACCTATGGTTGCTATACCTAGAACTGCGGCTACAACTTTTGAGCTTAGTTTGCATCCATTATTTCCATCAATGAAACCTTTTATAATAATTTTGATTTATTTTATCATTACACTTGCATTCGTATTAAATCCAACCTCTATAGTGGATAATATAGGTAAGTTTTTAACACCTATTTTAATGATTATGTTATCTTTAATAATAATTAAAGGCATTATTTTACCAATAGGTCCAATCACAAATACTCATTTTAATAATTTGTTTTCTGGATCATTACTTCAAGGATATCAAACTATGGATGCAATGGCAGCAGTAATTTTTGCATCTATAATAATAACTTCTGTAAAAAATAAGGGGTATACCTCTTCTAATAGTATATTAAAGACAACCATATATTCTAGTATTGTTGCAGTAATAGGTCTTAGCTTCATATATGGAGGGCTTTTATATCTTGGATCACAAACTACTACTTTATTTGGACAAGATATAAGTAAAACTCAATTAATTACTGAAATCGCAAAAAATATTTTAGGTTCCTTTGGAACTGTTACCCTTAGCATATCTGTTGGACTTGCATGTTTAACAACGTCTATAGGACTTACTGCTACAGCATCAGAATTTTTTACAAGACTTTCAAAAGGAAAGCTACCTTATAAATTTAATGCTATAGCAATTTCTATAATAAGCATGATAATAGCACTTAATGGTGTTGATAAAATAGTATCTTTTGCATCACCAGTTTTAGATATTTTATATCCTGTGATAATAGTAATTATATTATTAAATCTTTTAGGTAATATAATTAAGAATAACTCTATTGTATCTATAACTGTTTATGTAACATTATTATTTTCTATAATAAGCACTATACATTCAATAAATCCTAATATATATTTTACAAAAACTATTTTTAATTTTATTCCACTATCTAGTTTAGGATTTATATGGGTTATACCCGCTTTAATTGCATTTGTAATTTCATACTTTACTTTAAACAATAAAGTATATAAAAATACTGATTTTAATAAAGAACTATTTGAAGAGCCAGGAATTTAA
- a CDS encoding insulinase family protein, which produces MEFQLNNEYHGFKFIEEKEIKDINSKVRVFYHEKSGAKLLNLENDDDNKVFAIGFRTPPSDSTGVPHIMEHSVLCGSRKFPIKDPFVELAKGSLNTFLNAMTFSDKTIYPVASRNEKDFFNLMDVYLDAVFYPNIYKHPEILMQEGWHYELDSKEDEITYKGVVYNEMKGAFSSPEDILFRKIQETLFPDTTYGVESGGDPEVIPKLTQEQFLDFHKKFYHPSNSYIYLYGNGDLDKELKFINDEYLNNFEKIDVDSKIEVQSPFGEIKEFTYEYPVAEGDEGNDKSFFSLNFVLENSTPETSLAFEILEYLLLETPAAPLKKALIQSGIGKDVYGYFDSGILQPVFSIVVKNAHESKKEEFRNIVFDILKDLVSNGIDKNLIEACINIKEFKLREMDTRTYPKGLIYYTKAMDSWLYDKEPYIYLEYENALKEVKKALTSKYFEELIENHLINTKHGSLLVLNPKAGLAEAKDEELRKKLSEYKASLSDKELEELVSETKALKERQMSGEKKEDLEKIPLLSLEDIDKKAEEFSLQEKSIEDNKVLFQPMFTNKIAYVKLIFDTKTIKEELIPYLSLLAGVLGKIDTDKYTYGDLSNEVNIYTGGISYAPVTFVQNNTKDEFKPKFVVKSKAIVDKVPKLFEIIEEILLNTKFDKNRLKEIIREMKSRLDMAMFDSGHIVAVNRLLSYFSNISQYEEKISGLEFYKFIEDIEENFDSKHEEIIENLKEVQKTVFNRNNLILNFAVEEENYEKVEESLKRFIGKLNNETLKTYEYDFKCHKKNEGLLTQGNVQYVMKGYNYKDLGYSYKGSMQVLKVIESLDYLWNNIRVIGGAYGAFASFGRSGNMFFGSYRDPNIKESLNVYDNAYEYLRNFDADSREMTKYIIGTISSLDTPLTPSLKSERAISYYLSNITKEDIQKERDEVLSCTKEDIREFANMIKDCMDQNYICVLGNSIKIKENKELFNELVDVFK; this is translated from the coding sequence ATGGAGTTTCAATTAAATAATGAATATCATGGATTTAAGTTTATAGAAGAAAAAGAAATAAAAGATATAAATTCTAAAGTTAGAGTATTTTATCATGAAAAAAGTGGTGCAAAACTTTTAAATTTAGAAAATGATGATGATAATAAAGTTTTTGCAATTGGTTTTAGAACTCCACCAAGTGATAGCACAGGTGTTCCTCACATTATGGAACATTCAGTTCTTTGTGGTTCTAGAAAATTCCCTATAAAAGATCCATTTGTAGAGCTTGCAAAAGGATCACTGAACACATTTTTAAATGCTATGACATTTTCAGATAAAACAATATATCCTGTTGCCAGTAGAAATGAAAAAGATTTCTTCAATTTAATGGATGTATATTTAGATGCAGTATTTTATCCTAATATATATAAACATCCAGAAATACTAATGCAAGAAGGATGGCATTATGAACTTGATAGTAAAGAAGATGAAATTACTTATAAAGGAGTAGTTTATAACGAGATGAAGGGAGCTTTTTCATCTCCAGAAGATATATTATTTAGAAAAATACAAGAAACATTATTCCCGGATACAACTTATGGCGTAGAATCAGGTGGAGACCCAGAAGTTATTCCAAAGCTTACACAGGAGCAATTTTTAGATTTCCATAAAAAATTCTATCATCCATCAAACAGTTATATATACTTATATGGTAATGGAGATTTAGATAAAGAACTTAAATTCATAAATGATGAGTACTTAAATAACTTTGAAAAAATAGATGTAGATTCTAAAATAGAAGTTCAAAGTCCATTTGGTGAAATTAAAGAATTTACTTATGAGTATCCTGTAGCAGAAGGTGATGAAGGGAATGATAAAAGTTTCTTTAGTTTAAACTTTGTTTTAGAGAATAGCACTCCAGAAACTTCATTAGCCTTTGAAATTTTAGAGTACTTATTATTAGAAACACCAGCTGCACCACTTAAAAAAGCTCTTATACAAAGTGGAATAGGAAAAGATGTTTACGGATATTTTGATTCAGGAATACTTCAACCTGTATTTAGTATAGTAGTAAAAAATGCTCATGAATCTAAAAAAGAAGAGTTTCGTAATATAGTTTTTGATATATTAAAAGATCTTGTTTCAAATGGAATAGATAAGAACTTAATAGAGGCTTGTATAAATATAAAAGAATTTAAATTAAGAGAAATGGATACAAGAACTTATCCAAAGGGATTAATTTATTATACTAAAGCAATGGATAGCTGGTTATATGATAAAGAGCCATATATTTATTTAGAGTATGAAAATGCACTTAAAGAAGTTAAAAAGGCACTTACTTCAAAGTATTTTGAAGAACTCATAGAAAATCATTTAATAAATACAAAACATGGCTCATTACTAGTATTAAATCCTAAAGCAGGTCTTGCAGAAGCAAAGGATGAAGAATTAAGAAAGAAATTAAGTGAATATAAAGCATCGCTTTCAGATAAGGAATTAGAGGAATTAGTAAGTGAAACTAAGGCTTTAAAGGAAAGACAAATGAGTGGTGAGAAAAAAGAAGACTTAGAAAAAATACCACTACTTTCTTTAGAAGATATAGATAAAAAGGCTGAAGAATTTTCACTACAAGAAAAAAGTATTGAAGATAATAAAGTATTATTCCAACCTATGTTTACTAATAAAATAGCTTATGTAAAACTTATATTTGATACTAAAACTATAAAAGAGGAACTTATCCCTTATTTATCACTTTTAGCAGGAGTACTTGGCAAAATAGATACAGATAAATATACTTATGGAGATTTATCTAATGAGGTTAATATATATACTGGTGGAATAAGTTATGCTCCAGTTACATTTGTACAAAACAATACAAAGGATGAATTTAAGCCTAAATTTGTTGTAAAATCAAAGGCTATAGTTGATAAAGTTCCTAAGTTATTTGAAATAATAGAAGAAATTTTACTTAATACTAAATTTGATAAAAATAGATTAAAAGAAATAATAAGAGAAATGAAATCACGTTTAGATATGGCTATGTTTGATTCTGGTCATATTGTTGCAGTAAATAGATTGCTTTCATATTTCTCAAATATATCACAATACGAAGAAAAGATTTCAGGATTAGAGTTTTATAAATTTATAGAAGATATAGAAGAAAATTTTGATTCTAAACATGAAGAAATCATAGAAAATCTAAAAGAAGTACAAAAAACAGTATTTAATAGAAATAATCTAATTTTAAACTTTGCAGTTGAAGAAGAAAACTATGAAAAAGTAGAAGAAAGTTTAAAGAGATTTATAGGAAAACTTAATAATGAAACTCTTAAAACTTATGAATATGATTTTAAATGCCACAAAAAGAATGAAGGATTATTAACTCAAGGTAATGTTCAGTATGTAATGAAAGGATATAATTATAAGGATTTAGGATATTCTTATAAGGGAAGTATGCAAGTATTAAAAGTAATAGAAAGCTTAGATTATTTGTGGAATAATATTCGTGTTATTGGAGGCGCTTATGGTGCTTTTGCAAGTTTCGGAAGAAGTGGAAACATGTTCTTTGGATCATACAGAGATCCTAACATAAAAGAAAGCTTAAATGTATATGATAATGCTTATGAATATTTAAGAAATTTTGATGCAGATAGTAGAGAAATGACAAAGTATATAATAGGAACAATAAGTTCTCTTGATACTCCGCTAACTCCTTCACTAAAATCAGAAAGAGCTATATCTTATTATTTGAGTAATATAACTAAAGAGGATATTCAAAAGGAAAGAGATGAAGTTCTAAGTTGTACAAAAGAAGATATAAGAGAATTTGCAAATATGATTAAGGATTGTATGGATCAAAATTATATATGTGTACTTGGTAATTCCATAAAAATAAAAGAAAACAAGGAACTATTTAATGAACTTGTAGATGTATTTAAATAA
- a CDS encoding DUF4883 family protein, with translation MKKGSFIFIVLALISCIAMCGKMYLTRKKPNNFYYTNLLAKNLNIDQKKQVKVLDTNYYKTQDVSNEDIQIIFSFLKELKKPNFVTPSSSFDEKPSYKIFFSFPESSKKYVMNVYNHEYLSVQPWDGDFSMDYISTINIPYRFSIYNVCKNAFFKNQNSIKK, from the coding sequence TTGAAAAAAGGAAGTTTTATATTTATTGTACTAGCATTGATTTCCTGTATTGCAATGTGTGGAAAAATGTACTTAACTAGAAAAAAGCCTAATAATTTTTATTATACAAATTTACTTGCTAAAAATTTAAATATAGATCAAAAAAAACAAGTTAAAGTTTTAGATACAAACTACTATAAAACCCAAGATGTTTCAAATGAGGACATACAAATAATATTTAGCTTTTTAAAAGAACTAAAAAAACCTAACTTTGTAACTCCTTCATCATCTTTTGATGAAAAACCTAGTTATAAAATATTTTTCTCATTCCCTGAAAGCTCTAAAAAATATGTTATGAATGTTTATAATCATGAATATTTATCTGTCCAGCCTTGGGATGGTGATTTCTCTATGGATTACATAAGTACAATAAATATACCTTATAGATTCAGTATATATAATGTTTGTAAAAATGCCTTCTTTAAAAATCAAAATAGTATAAAAAAATAA
- a CDS encoding magnesium transporter CorA family protein — protein MQVIDIINDFSDCTDNWKVGKSNYWILANEEELKEIQNKISLENNFTEFNEVLKRDSSKIIFFDSYMFLRFNILAYRNEIIKVRELDIYLSKDYIITVYNNNITVIKELIDDIKNLKNCFTLKNNPKPSMILYYILDRMILKNYDIMSIIEEKADKIEMEILKSPSRKQADALIHLRRQLYRIRKFLNPMRYIGDTLISNDNLVIDEKDIKYFKDINGKINKLMNNLESLVQNLALVREAFESEVSNKTNDFMKVFTIITSIFLPLELISGIQGMNFTNIIFSNSVYGYYYTLIIMAITTCILISIFKIKKWL, from the coding sequence GTGCAAGTTATAGATATAATAAATGATTTTAGTGATTGTACTGATAATTGGAAAGTAGGCAAAAGTAATTACTGGATATTGGCTAATGAAGAAGAATTAAAAGAAATACAAAATAAAATTTCTCTAGAGAATAATTTTACAGAATTTAATGAAGTTCTAAAAAGAGATTCATCTAAAATAATTTTTTTCGATAGTTATATGTTTTTAAGATTTAATATACTAGCCTATAGAAATGAAATAATTAAAGTTAGAGAGCTTGATATATATTTAAGCAAAGATTATATAATAACTGTTTATAATAATAACATAACAGTTATAAAAGAGCTTATAGATGATATAAAGAATTTAAAAAATTGTTTCACTCTAAAAAATAATCCTAAACCTTCAATGATACTTTACTATATATTAGATAGAATGATTCTAAAAAATTATGACATAATGAGTATTATTGAAGAAAAGGCAGACAAAATAGAGATGGAAATACTAAAAAGTCCATCTAGGAAACAAGCTGATGCTCTCATACATTTAAGACGTCAATTGTATAGAATACGAAAATTCTTAAATCCAATGAGATATATAGGGGATACTTTAATAAGTAACGATAACCTAGTAATTGATGAAAAGGATATAAAGTATTTTAAAGATATTAACGGAAAAATAAATAAACTAATGAACAACTTAGAAAGTCTAGTGCAAAATTTAGCTTTGGTAAGAGAAGCATTTGAATCAGAAGTTTCCAATAAGACTAATGATTTTATGAAAGTATTTACAATAATAACAAGTATATTCTTGCCTTTAGAACTTATAAGCGGTATTCAAGGAATGAACTTTACCAATATTATTTTTAGCAATTCAGTATATGGATATTATTATACTTTAATTATTATGGCTATAACAACTTGTATTCTTATAAGTATTTTTAAAATAAAAAAGTGGTTATAA
- a CDS encoding aminopeptidase, with amino-acid sequence MAENKVKLEKNYEYAWDKYSEEELKEVFLLNDRYINFMSNCKTERECVDEFIKIAEDNGYKNINDLIAENGKLNPGDKVYANNMGKTLAMFVIGNEPFEKGLSILGAHVDSPRLDLKQNPLYEDSDLALFDTHYYGGIKKYQWVTLPLAIHGVIAKKTGEVVKVVIGEDENDPVVGISDLLIHLAGNQMDKKLAKGVEGEDLNVLIGSMPIKDKEAKNRVKQNILRLLNDKYGIDEEDFVSAELEVVPAGRARHYGLDKSMVMAYGHDDRVCAYTSFEAILKVENPSKTCVALLVDKEEIGSVGATGMHSKFFENVVAEVMNLLGDYNELKLRRTLTNSKMLSSDVSAAFDPNYPSVMEKRNCAYFGKGVVFNKYTGARGKSGSNDASAEYMGEIRDIMEKHNVSWQTAELGKVDEGGGGTIAYILAEYGMNVIDCGVAVQNMHAPWEVVSKADVYETMRAYCAFLKEA; translated from the coding sequence ATGGCAGAAAATAAAGTTAAATTAGAAAAAAACTATGAATATGCTTGGGACAAATATTCAGAAGAAGAATTAAAAGAAGTATTTTTATTAAATGACAGATACATAAACTTTATGTCAAATTGTAAAACTGAAAGAGAATGTGTTGATGAATTCATAAAAATAGCAGAAGACAATGGATATAAAAATATTAATGATTTAATAGCTGAAAATGGAAAGTTAAATCCAGGAGATAAGGTTTATGCAAACAACATGGGAAAAACTTTAGCTATGTTTGTAATCGGAAATGAACCTTTTGAAAAAGGATTAAGTATATTAGGAGCACATGTAGACTCACCTAGACTTGATTTAAAACAAAATCCATTATATGAAGATTCTGATTTAGCATTATTTGATACTCACTATTATGGTGGAATCAAAAAGTATCAATGGGTTACATTACCACTAGCAATTCATGGAGTTATTGCAAAAAAAACTGGAGAAGTTGTTAAAGTTGTTATAGGGGAAGATGAAAACGATCCTGTAGTTGGAATATCAGATCTTTTAATTCACTTAGCTGGTAATCAAATGGATAAAAAACTAGCAAAAGGAGTAGAAGGTGAAGATTTAAATGTATTAATTGGAAGTATGCCAATTAAAGATAAAGAAGCTAAAAATAGAGTTAAACAAAATATATTAAGATTATTAAATGATAAATATGGAATAGATGAAGAAGATTTTGTATCAGCAGAATTAGAAGTAGTTCCAGCTGGACGTGCAAGACATTATGGATTAGATAAGAGCATGGTTATGGCTTATGGTCATGATGATAGAGTGTGTGCTTATACTTCTTTCGAAGCTATATTAAAAGTTGAAAATCCATCAAAAACTTGTGTAGCATTATTAGTTGATAAAGAAGAAATAGGAAGCGTCGGAGCTACAGGAATGCATTCAAAATTCTTTGAAAATGTTGTAGCAGAAGTTATGAATCTATTAGGAGATTATAATGAACTAAAATTAAGAAGAACTCTTACAAACTCAAAAATGTTATCATCTGACGTAAGTGCTGCATTTGATCCAAACTATCCATCAGTAATGGAAAAAAGAAATTGTGCTTATTTTGGTAAAGGAGTTGTATTTAACAAATACACAGGAGCTAGAGGAAAATCAGGTTCAAATGATGCAAGTGCAGAATACATGGGAGAAATAAGAGACATTATGGAAAAACACAATGTATCATGGCAAACAGCAGAACTTGGAAAAGTTGATGAAGGCGGCGGCGGTACTATAGCATACATTCTTGCTGAATATGGAATGAATGTTATAGATTGCGGAGTTGCTGTTCAAAATATGCATGCCCCATGGGAAGTTGTTTCTAAAGCAGATGTTTATGAAACTATGAGAGCTTATTGTGCATTCTTAAAAGAAGCATAA